Within Bacillus sp. Marseille-Q1617, the genomic segment CCCTTCATGGACCGATTGAAGCATTGTGTTGCGTTCTTCTAATAGTTTCGCAATCATAATGGGCTCCAGCCCAAACAATATTTTCTTTATATACCTGGCAATAATAATGGCCCCAATGATGCCGACAATGATCCCGATGATGGATCCCACTAAAATATTCCGGTGGCTTTGATTTAGTGCTTCTTCCACCCTATTCAGAGAAATCCCTACCGCTACAGCTCCGATCTGTTGATTATCTTCATTATATACGGGAGAGAAAGCCCTTACTGATTTCCCCAATGTCCCCTCTGAAATGGACAGACTTTCCTTACCTTGCAGTACTTCCTTCTCGTCTCCGCCGACGAAGTGTTTACCGATCCGTTCAGGATTAGGATGAGATTTTCGTATTCCCTCCATATCCATCACCACTACGAAAAGAACTTCTGCTGACTTTTGAATATCAAGTGTGTATTCTTGTATACTATCTTCACTTTTTTCATTCTCTAAACCATCCTTTACAATCGTCGAATGGGCGACCGTCCTGGATACGATCTTTGCTTTTTCTTCAATGGAAGACTCGATGTTCTCATTAATTGTTCTGGAAATGAGTAAGTCGGTCAGTACAAGCGATACCAGGACAACGATGCAAACGAATAGGATGATGATTGTACTTAATTTAAGCTGCTTCTTTTTCACAGGAGTCACTCCAGAATTTATTAGTATGATTATTTATTTTACATGATTTAAGTGTGATGGACAGAGCATTATTCAAAAGGCGGATTCTTGCACTTTCCCATAAGGTGATTTAGTATAATCAGTCATAAGGCATTGGTGAGAAATGCATATGATGCTGGAGGTTTCAAAATGAAAAAGTGGGCATTTGTTTCTGATTTTGACGGTACGATCACAAAAAAAGATTTTTATCACATCGTTATTGAGAAGTATTTTGAAGATGGGAAAAAGCTTTATAAGCAGTGGAAATCCGAAGAAATCAAAGATATTGATTTTCTGGCGGCTGTTTTCAGTTCCATTGATCAGGAGGAAGATATCATTATTGATGATATCAAATCAATCGAGATCGATGAAGAGGTCCCCTCGTTCATAAGAAAAGTGCAGAAAAGCAATGGTGATTTTTTCATCTTAAGTGCGGGAACCGATTATTATATCCATCATCTGTTAAACCATCATGGTGTAGAAGGAGTAAAAGTGTTTTCAAATGAAGGGTATTATAAAGATAAAAATGTGCACTTGAATATTGACAGCGGCCACCCTCATTATTCCGAAAGATATGGAATAGATAAAGAAAAAGTGATTACTGAACTGAAAAAAGAATATGAGAAAGTTTACTTCGCTGGAGACAGTGAACCGGATTCGCATCCGGCAAAGGCAGCAGATCTGACTTTTGCTTTTTCACAGCTGCAAGAACTCCTGAAAAATAAAGGATTATCCTATGTAAATGTAAACAGTTTTAAAGAGATTGAAGATCACTTGCAGAAAAAGGGCATTCTTGACTGATTTTCATTAAAAATGCCCTGAGCTTTACGATTCCCGTTAAAAAGTAGTATACTAAGAATGCCTCTCCCGAACATTCGCTTGTTGCGGGACACTTAACCACTGTACGGACGGGAGAGGCCTCGAATATGACAACCCATGCTTCAATGATTCCGACACGGGAAATCATTGAAGTTTTTTATTTATATATCAATAACGCAAAAAGCACCTGCCTCAGGCCACGATAACATCGTACGTGTGTATGGGCAGGCACCTGTTC encodes:
- a CDS encoding MtnX-like HAD-IB family phosphatase, whose translation is MKKWAFVSDFDGTITKKDFYHIVIEKYFEDGKKLYKQWKSEEIKDIDFLAAVFSSIDQEEDIIIDDIKSIEIDEEVPSFIRKVQKSNGDFFILSAGTDYYIHHLLNHHGVEGVKVFSNEGYYKDKNVHLNIDSGHPHYSERYGIDKEKVITELKKEYEKVYFAGDSEPDSHPAKAADLTFAFSQLQELLKNKGLSYVNVNSFKEIEDHLQKKGILD